GCAGCCCCAGCTCCTGCGCCAGCTTGAAGACCCGCTCGTTCAGCAGCGCCTGCCCCGCCGTCTCGTGCGCCTGCACCTCGAGGTAGTAGCGGCCGTCGAACACGTTCGCGTACCACTGCGCCGCCTCCCGCGCCGCATCCCACCGCTCCGCCAGTAAGTGCCGCGCCACCTCGCCCGTCATGCACGCCGACGCCACGATCACGCCGCCCGCATGCCGCGCCAGCACCTCCCGGTCAATACGCGGCCGCCGGTAGAACCCCTCCAGGTATCCGATGGACGTGAGCTTCACCAGGTTCTTGTAACCTTCTTCATCACGGGCCAGCAGGATCAGGTGGTAGTACGCCCGCTCCCCGAGCGGGGGACCGGGCGAACCGGCGGACCCCCGCTCCACGGCCAGTTCCCCCGACCTGGCGAGAGGGCGACTCGGCGACGCGGCGAACGCGGTGTCCCCCCCTGGCCGTGTCTCCGTGTCCCCGTGTCCCCGTGTCCGGGCGGCGGAGCGGGGCAGGGCACGCCGGTCGCCCGGCGCGACGTACGCCTCCATGCCCAGGATTGGCTTGAGCCCGGACCGCGTTGCCAGCGAGTGGAACTCCCATGCGCCGAACATGCAGCCGTGGTCCGTCAACGCCAGAGCGGGCATCTCGAGCTCGATCGCCCGCTGCACGAGATCGGCGATCCGGTTGGCGCCGTCCAGCAGCGAGTACTCGCTATGGGTGTGGAGGTGGACGAATTTCACGGAAATATAGCAATTACAAGGAGTTAGCGATGTGGCCAGCCCCAGCGCTTCAACTTAAGTGCGAGCACGAGCGCGGGCAATGCATGAGGGGAAAGCCGGGCAGCGGCAATACGTTCCGCGCAGGCAGTAGAAAGTTGCCGGCGGCGGGCCGCATAGCGCTCGCCAGGTGGTCGGCGGCCGAATGCGACCGGACTCGCGAAATCGGCCACCGAGCCCCAGAATGGCGCTGCCCGGTGCCTGGCGGTTGGCGCTACCTGACCAGGCACGCCCTTTGCTCCCGGCGGAGCGCGGGGGACCCGGGGTGAGGAGGAGGGACATGCTTCATTGGGGATGTGTGGGCCGCAACAGGGTTTTCTGGGGGCGAGCGCTGCTCTGCTCAGGCCTTGTGGCTGGGGCGGCGACTCCGGCAGGGGCGCAGCTCCGGCCGGAGCTGTTCCTGCCCATCTGCGGCCAGGTGGCGGCAGTGGGCGAAGACAGGGGCCGGGGCTCGAGAGAGGCGGTCGGGCAGCCGAACGGCGAAGCTGGCGCCTGCTGGCTGGGCGATGGGCTACTCGGTGCCGTGCCACCCGAGTGGGCCGGTGGGGTGGCGTCCGGTGCAGACGCTTCGATCGTGCCTGTCCTGGCGCCGAGCTCGGTGTTCGAGGTCTCGCCGCATGTCGGGTTGTATGTCTCGGTCGGCGCGCTGGTGGACGAACCGGCTCGCGGGGCGGTGGGTGAGGATCGGCGGCGTCACGTCGGCTCGCCGGTCGTGGGCGCCCGTATGGCGTTGCGCACGAATCGGCTGCTCCGGCTGGAGGGGAGCGTGGGGTATTCCGCCGGGCTCGTGGCCGTGACCGACTCGGCTTCGACCCGGGATTGGGGTGCCGGCGTCGCCTTTGCGAGCCTGCGGGGACTGTTGGGCATCCGGAGCCCGGCGCGGCGGGGCCAGTGGAGCATTCATGGGCTTTCGGGCATCGGAGTGGTCAGCCGCCACGGCGCCGCCTGGAGCGGCACGCGGGGCACGACCGATGCGGCGCTGGTAGTCGGCGCCGGGGCGGGCCTGAGTCTGGCGCGCTCGCGCGGCAACTTCCGGCTGGAGCTGGAAGACTACATCACGGAGGCCGAGTTCGCCCGTGCCGGCGGCCGCACGCGCGGGCGCGTGCACCACGACATTCTGTGGTCCATCGGCTTCAGCTATCCGCTGGGCGGCGGATAATCGGTTCGGGTGACCCGGCGACCGAGGGCGGCCGCCGCCGGCTCACGACTTCTGCCCCTTGAACATCTCGCGGTAGTACGCCGCCGGATGCTCACCGCCGGGCGGCGGGCGGTACTCGTTCGAATGCTTGACCATGAGGTTGTGGGACTCGAACACCGCCGCCCGCGTGTAGCGGCCCTCGACGATCACGCCCATGCTGTCGCGGAACATTTGCGGCGGCGCGCCCTTCGAGTGGACCACCACCTCGCGGCTGCCATCGGAGAGGCGGAAGCGCAGATCGAGCTGTTCCGCGTCCCAATTGACGGAGCCGGGGACGACCTGCCCACCGAGGCGCAGGGGCGAGTCGTAGGCGCTGGGGCCGCGCGCGAGCAGTTCGGACGGGGTGAGGAAGTAGACCAGGTTCTCGCCGATCCCGCCGTACAGCAGGTAGCCGAACCCGCCCAGAATGAGGACAGCGCCCCCCACCAACGCTGCGCGGCGGCCGGGCCGTGGAAGCTTGCTCATGTCTCGCCTCCTGCTTGGGCTTCCGCTCGCTCGAAGGCCTGGGCCGCCTGCCGGCTGCGACGGCGCAGGTAGACCGCGTAGCCAGCCAACACGACCCAGGTCACGAGGTAGGCTGCGGCAATGTAATTCCATTCATTCATCAGGTCCTCCACTGGCCAGGGCCAGCTCCTCGAGGCGCGCCTCGGCTGCGCGCTCGAGCCGTGCCGTCTGGTAGCGTCGCGCCACGAAGTAGACGAGGAGCAGCAGGAACGCGATCGCGTTGAGGCGCAGCCCCCAGGCGTATTCGGTGCTCACCGTAGACGGGCTGGACTGCTCCTGATGCAGGGTGCGCCACCACTTCACCGACATGTAGACGATGGGGACGTTCAGGAACCCGAGAATGCCGACCGCTGCGCTCCAGCGGGCGCGCCGTTCGGCGTCGTCCGTGAAGGCGCGGAGCGCGAGGTAGCCGACGAAGGTTACCAGCAGGATCGCGGTGGTGGTCAGTCGCGGATCCCACGTCCACCACACCCCCCAGGTCGGCCGTCCCCAGATCGAGCCCAAGGTCAGGGTCAGCGCGGTCAGGATGGCGCCCACCTCGGCGGCCGAGGCCGCCAGCAGGTCGTGGCGTTCCTCGCGGCGCCAGAGATACGCCACGCTGGCCAGGAAGACGACGAAGAAGGCAATGAATGCGTTCCACGCGGCGGGCACGTGGACGTACATGATCTTTTGCAGGTGCCCCATGTCGCGGTCGGGTGGCGAGGCCGCGAAGCCGAACGCTTCGGCGCCGATGAGGCCGAGCAGCCCGAGCCAGCCGACCAGGGTGATCCAATGCGGGTGCGCGGGTGCGTTCGGGGCGAGCGCTCCGGTGGACGAGGCCGCCTGCGGCGTCGAAGCTTCCATGCGATCCCTACTCATGCGGTTGCCGTTGTCTGATCCTTTCGCACCTGCCCCGTGCTACGTACCGCGCCTGCCCAGGATCGCGGTTACGGTGACATCCTCCCCGCCGCGCAGCAGCCCGATCCGCGCAGTATCCCCGGGTGCCGCCGCCCGCAGCGCCGCCGTGAGCGCGAAGAGGTCGGCAATATCGCGATCATTGAAGCGGACCAGGATATCACCGGCCCTGAGCCCGGCCTGCTCGGCGGGCGAGCCGGCGCGCACGCCGCTGAGGCGCACCCCGTGCTCGACCGGCGTGAAGTCCGGCACGGTGCCGAGATAGGCGCCGTACCCCGGGCCCTGCGCGGCGGGCAGCGGCTGTCCCGCGCCGCGCTGCAGCGTGAGCGCAGCGGGCCGGTCGGCCACGGTGCGGGCCACAGTGGCGACCAGCGCGGCGACGCGCTCGAGGCCTGGCCCGTCGATCTTCTCGAAGTCGTCCGACGGGCGGTGGTAGTCGCTGTGCACGTTGGTGAAGAAGTGCAGCACGGGGATGTCCCGCACGTAGAAAGACGTGTGGTCACTCGCGCCGTAGCCATCGCCTCGAGCGGCTATAGGGAGCTGCTGCTGAGCCGCCGCCCGGGTGACGATCTCCGCCCACTCGGCGGCGGTCTCCGTGCCGTAAACGAGCAGCGGCCCGGCGCCCAGTCTGCCCACCATGTCCAGGTTGAGCATGGCCCGCACCGCCTCGAGCGGCACGGGCGCATGCGCGGCGAAATGCGCCGAGCCGAGCAGCCCGAATTCCTCGCCGCTGAAGGCGACAAAGATGACGGAGCGCGCGGGGGGCGAGGCGCGGAGCAGCCGCGCGGCCTCGAGCACCCCGGCTACGCCGGAAGCGTTGTCATCAGCGCCGTTGTGGATCGAGTCCTTTGCCTCCGGCGCCAGCGAGCCAAAGCCGCCGCGGCCCAGGTGGTCGTAATGCGCGCCGATCACCACATACTCGCGCGCCAGGGAACGGTTCGACCCTGCCAGTACCGCCACCACGTTGCGACCGGTGCCGCCCGGCGCGTGCGGGTTGAGCGCGCTGGCCAGCGGCACCGCCTGGAAGTAGCCGCCGCTGTCCCCCAGCGGCTCGATGCCCAG
This Gemmatimonadota bacterium DNA region includes the following protein-coding sequences:
- a CDS encoding PHP domain-containing protein, which translates into the protein MKFVHLHTHSEYSLLDGANRIADLVQRAIELEMPALALTDHGCMFGAWEFHSLATRSGLKPILGMEAYVAPGDRRALPRSAARTRGHGDTETRPGGDTAFAASPSRPLARSGELAVERGSAGSPGPPLGERAYYHLILLARDEEGYKNLVKLTSIGYLEGFYRRPRIDREVLARHAGGVIVASACMTGEVARHLLAERWDAAREAAQWYANVFDGRYYLEVQAHETAGQALLNERVFKLAQELGLPVIVTNDAHFLRAEDHDAHDVLLCIGLGKDRDDPSRLRYDRGLYFKSAEEIAAAFPGHPEVLENTLLLADGVNLLLRPQTHVPKFPLPAGFADEVSLLEHLARGGARQRYGEPLPEEVHQRLEYELGVIGRTGYAGYFLIVQDFITWAKAQGIPVGPGRGSAAGSLVAYCLRITEIVRLSFELLFERFLNPERVSMPEFD
- a CDS encoding cytochrome c maturation protein CcmE is translated as MSKLPRPGRRAALVGGAVLILGGFGYLLYGGIGENLVYFLTPSELLARGPSAYDSPLRLGGQVVPGSVNWDAEQLDLRFRLSDGSREVVVHSKGAPPQMFRDSMGVIVEGRYTRAAVFESHNLMVKHSNEYRPPPGGEHPAAYYREMFKGQKS
- a CDS encoding CcmD family protein; the encoded protein is MNEWNYIAAAYLVTWVVLAGYAVYLRRRSRQAAQAFERAEAQAGGET
- the ccsA gene encoding cytochrome c biogenesis protein CcsA; the encoded protein is MGHLQKIMYVHVPAAWNAFIAFFVVFLASVAYLWRREERHDLLAASAAEVGAILTALTLTLGSIWGRPTWGVWWTWDPRLTTTAILLVTFVGYLALRAFTDDAERRARWSAAVGILGFLNVPIVYMSVKWWRTLHQEQSSPSTVSTEYAWGLRLNAIAFLLLLVYFVARRYQTARLERAAEARLEELALASGGPDE
- a CDS encoding M28 family peptidase; this translates as MPTKVKPPAGAGPTALMFVLLPAAAVGALALALSGAERPPCPPAERGSAAVTQPLAAIRYLAADALEGRLAGSAGERCAGDYIAREFRRLGIEPLGDSGGYFQAVPLASALNPHAPGGTGRNVVAVLAGSNRSLAREYVVIGAHYDHLGRGGFGSLAPEAKDSIHNGADDNASGVAGVLEAARLLRASPPARSVIFVAFSGEEFGLLGSAHFAAHAPVPLEAVRAMLNLDMVGRLGAGPLLVYGTETAAEWAEIVTRAAAQQQLPIAARGDGYGASDHTSFYVRDIPVLHFFTNVHSDYHRPSDDFEKIDGPGLERVAALVATVARTVADRPAALTLQRGAGQPLPAAQGPGYGAYLGTVPDFTPVEHGVRLSGVRAGSPAEQAGLRAGDILVRFNDRDIADLFALTAALRAAAPGDTARIGLLRGGEDVTVTAILGRRGT